The genomic DNA GTCAAATAAGTCCATCCATGTTCTCTAAGAACTTGACCTAAAGCACTAAAGCTATCTAATTCTATCATAGAACCAGTTGCTAGGTAAGCCATTAAAAGTATAGGTACAACTATCTCATTTGCTGGGAATCCAAGAATAAAAGCAAGTAATATAAAACCATCAAGACCAATTAATTTAGCTAAAGGGTCTAAAAAGTTTGCAACATGTGATAATATACTTAAATCTCCTATATATATATTTGCAAATATCCAAGTTATGACACCAGCAGGTATGGCTACCATTACAGCCCTTCCTAAAACAAATATTGTTCTATCTATTATAGAGGTATATAAAGTTCTTCCTATTTGAGGAACTCTATAAGGAGGAAGTTCTAATGTAAATGTAGACGGAACTCCTTTTAATAGCGTTTTAGAAAGAGTATAAGAAACCAACAATGTTATTATAACACCTAGAATTATCAGTAAAGTTATGCAAAGTGCAGTTGCTACACTTGATACGAAAGAGTTGGTTATAACTGAGCTAAAAAATATTGTAGATATAGCTATCAAAGTAGGAAAACGACCATTACAAGGAACAAAGTTGTTTGTAAGTATAGCTATAAGTCTTTCCCTTGGAGAGTCAATTATCCTACAACCAATAACTCCAGCTGCATTACATCCAAATCCCATACACATAGTCAAACACTGTTTTCCATGTGCACAAGCTTTTTTAAATAGGTGGTCTAAGTTAAATGCAACTCTTGGCAAATATCCAAAATCCTCAAGTAAGGTAAATAATGGAAAAAATATTGCCATAGGAGGTAGCATTACAGAGATTACCCATGCTAATGTTCTGTATAATCCTAAAACCAACATATCATTTAACCATGATGGACAATTAATACTATTTAATATACCCGAAATACTTGGCTCAAATCCGAGTAATAAATTAGATAATAAAGTGGATGGATAGTTAGCTCCTTCTATAGTAATCCACAATATAGTACCTAATAATAAGAGCATTATTGGAAGCCCAAATATTTTAGATGTTAATATTTTATCTACTTTTTCTTCTCTATCAGTTGATTTTTTAGCAACATTAGAACAACACTCATCACTCAGTTTTTTAGCATAATCATAGTTGATTTTAGTAAACTCATCTCTTATTTTCTGTTTATTTATATTGTCTGGAATCTTTTTCTTTACTTCATTAATAGCATCTATAGAATCTTTGTCTATATAATTACTCATAGATTCAAATATACTTTCATCGCCATCAATAAGTCTAAGTCCCAACCATCTAGAATTTATACCTGGTATAATATTATCCAATTCTGGTTGAATTGATTTTACCACATTCTCTATATTTTCATTGTATCTAACAGGTTTATTATTTAATTTGTATTTGTCAAAAGATACATCATTTAAAGTATCCAATAGTTCATCCATACCAGAGCCATTTCTTGCAGCAGTTAAAATAACTGGAATACCAAGAGAATCCTCTAAAAGTTTTTTATCAATAGTAATGCCTTTTTTTCTAGCTTCATCTATTAAATTAATACACAAAATAACTTTATCTGTAAGTTCCATCACTTGAAATACTAAATTTAAATTTCTTTCAAGACATGTAGCATCACATACTACTATTACTGCATCTGGATTACCAAAACATATAAAATCACGAGCTACAATTTCTTCTTGTGATAAGGCAAATAAAGAATATGTTCCTGGTAAATCTATTAATGCATATTCGGTATTTTTATATTTAAAATTACCACGAGCTGTAGCTACAGTTTTTCCTGGCCAGTTTCCAGTATGCTGTCTAAGCCCTGTAAGATGATTAAATACAGTACTTTTACCTGTATTTGGATTGCCAGCCAATGCAATTACAAACTGGTCTTCCTTATTGTCTATATCAAACATGTCTTTTAAAGAACTCATTTTAGTTGAGTTATGTGTCAACCCCATATTAATATCCTCCTGCTAGAAATTTTTAAATGTCAGAAACTAATATTAAGCTACTTTCTTCTTGTCGTAGAGCTATCTTGCTACCTCTGATTTTATAGACAGTTAAATTATTTTTTGGACCTTTTCTAACTACATCTATAACAGCTCCTCTAGTAAGACCAAGCGCTAACATTCTTTCTCTTAAATTACCACTAGATAATATATCTTCAACTTTGACAGTTTTTTTCACTTGAATATCGTTAAGGTTTTTCATAATAGCACCTCCATGCTTGAAATTTAGCCTGGGCTAATCTTCTTATTTTAAACTATGCATTATATTATTACCTTGTTACTTTTACAAAAAAAGATAGGCAAGATGCCTATCATACAAAGTTGGGTATAATTCTTACTTTTGGGGAAAGTAGAATATAGAATAAAAATTAACACTTTGAATCCATATAATTATTGAATTTTGATAATAAAAAAGTCAGAAAGCAAAAGCCTTCTGACTCTATGTAAGGTATTTTCAAATACCTAAATATCAATTCAATATTTAATTTATACTTAAATTATATATTAACAATATTAGCTTGTCAACACTATAATCTCATTTTAATATGTTCAATACCTGCTTCGTCGTATACTTCTGAGATTTCTTTAAAACCACAAGATAAGTAAAGGTTCTTTATATAAGTTTGTGCTGATAAGGTTATATTATTTTCGTGTAAGTTAACTTTTATAAAATCTATAGCACAATCCATCATTTGTTTTGCTAATCCTTTTCTTCTATGACTAGAAAGAACTAAAACTCTACCAATGGAAACATCATTATAAGAGCTGTATTCTTTAGGAATTATTCTAGCGTAAGCACAAATCAATCCATTTTCTTTTAAAAATATGTGATAAGAGCTTTTATCTATATCATCATAATCGTTTAATGAAAATATCTTCTGTTCACAAGCAAATACCTCATATCTTGATTTTGCTATTTCATAAAATTCATCTAAACTCAAATCATTAAAGTGTTTAATTTTAAACATAGTAATTACCTCCTAGCATCTTAAAAAACTGAATATTAAGATACATTATACCATTTTTAACATAAATACCTTTATTAAAATTTATATTTATTAAAAATATTTTTAAAAAGTGATATACTATATTAAAAACAAAACTTTAGTTAGAAAATTTATGATTTATGGAGGCAGTGTTTTGAATACTACTAAAAAATTAACTGAAGCAGCTTTATTGTCATCTTTATTCATAGTAGTAACAATTATAGCTGTGAGTACTGGATTTGGATATGCTATTTACTTAGATTTTATAGTGCCAGTATTTTTTTGTATAATCTGCTTGAAATGTGATTTAAAGTATACCATTTTATCTGGAATTACTTCGCTTTTAATAATTTCTCTGGTACTTGGAAATCTAGGAACTGCTATTTGGGCAAGTCAGAGTGTATTACTTGGTATAATGTGTGGCTATCTAATAAATAAGCCTACAATGGTTATGGATGATTTAGTATATGGTTCAGTATTTGGGGTTATTGTAATGGTTTTCATTGATATATATGCTTCAACATTAATAGGTTATAGTTTTATGAAAGAATTTCAAGGATATAGCAAATGGATTTATTTTAATGGGTATACAAATTTTATTTATTATTTAATGATAGCATTGTTTCCTTTTGGTATGGTGTTTTGCATATATTTATTAAGTTTAATTTTAGGGAATAAATTGCATATTTTAGATTCTAATTCTTTAAAAAAATTTTTAATATTTAAGAATTTTAGAAATTTAAACCAATTTTTATGTTGCTCAAAAAAAGCTTTTTACATATGTGTTTCTTATCTAGCCATTTTTGAAGTTCTAAAACTGTTGAATGTTAAAGTTGATTCTGTTTATTTAAAAACAATCTTTATATCAATAACCTATATAAGTGTCTATTTTATCATTAGAGACTCATGTATGTCACTACAAAACTTTATAATAGCTAAGTTTAGAAAATTATTATATGCTAGAATTTTATTTTTGATAATAATTTTATTGCTGTTTTTTATATTTGATGTAACAGTTATTAGTTTAATAATTATAAACGCATTTTTAAATAAGAAAATAAATATAAGATTGAGTCAGAGTAATATAGTCAATAAACAAATAAATCTTTTGATTGAAAAATAAATTTTGGGTATTGGTAAAAAATATAAAAAAGTAGTATAATGTAAAAAAACATGTATATAATAATAAAAAAGGTTGACAAAATATAAAAATAATAATATATTATGAGTAAGTTAAGAAAAATTTCTTGTAATTGATGAAATAATCTGAATATATAAATGCTATGAAGAGAAGAAGTAGGGCTAGATTTTATTTAACAGAGAGTTCCAGTTTGGTGAAATGGAATAAATTGATTTAGTTTGAATACATCTCAGAGCACTATCTCTGAAAGATAACAACCATTAAGAGATATCGGATTAGTACACGTTATAGTACACGAGTATATGTAATTGTACTCTAAGAGATTAATATCGTGAGATATTGATGAACTAAGGTGGTAACACGTAAGCAATGCTTTCGTCCTTTTAAGAGGATGAAAGCTTTTTTTATTATAAAAATAAAAATTATAGATTATATAAATATTTTAGGAGGAATGAAAAATGAAATCGATAGACGAGCAAATGCGAATAATTATGAAAGGTGTAGATGATTTAATAGATGAGAAAGAGTTAAGGGAAAAGCTTATTAAATCAGAAAAAGAAGGAAAGCCTATGATAGTAAAATTAGGTCTAGACCCAAGTGCTCCAGATATACATTTAGGGCATACAGTAGTTCTTAGAAAGATGAAACAATTACAAGATTTAGGTCATCAAATAGTAATAATAATTGGAGATTTTACAGGAAAAATTGGAGACCCAACTGGAAAATCTAAAGCTAGAAAAGCTTTAACAACAGAGCAAGTTCTTGCAAATGCAAAAACTTATGAAGAACAAATTTTCAAAGTTTTAGATAAAGAAAAAACTATTGTAAGATTTAATAGCGAGTGGTTAGCTAAGTTAAATTTTGAAGATGTAATAAAATTAGCAGCAACTATTACTGTTGCGAGAATGTTAGAAAGAGAAGATTTTAAAAAGAGATATGAAGGACAAATGCCAATATCAGTACATGAGTTCTTCTACCCATTAATGCAAGCATATGACTCTATAGCATTAGAAGCTGATATAGAACTTGGTGGAACTGACCAAAGATTCAATTTACTAATGGGAAGATCATTACAAAGAGAATTTGGTATGGAGTCTCAAATAGTAATAATGATGCCTTTAATAGAAGGATTAGATGGTAAAGAAAAAATGAGTAAGAGTTTAGGTAACTATATTGGAATAGATGAAGAAGCGGGAATAATGTACCAAAAATCTATGGAAATTCCTGATGAACTTATAATTAAATACTACAATTTAGTGACAGATGTTCATCCTGATGAAGTTAATAAAATAGAATCTCAGTTGAAAGAGGGTTCAGTAAATCCAAGAGATATAAAGATGAACTTAGCAAGAGAAATAGTAACATTATACCATGGAGAAGAATCTGCTAAAGAAGCTGAAGAAAGATTTAAATCTGTATTCCAAAAAGGTCAAATACCTGAAGATATACAAACAATTCAAGTTAAGGAAGATGGATTTGACTTAATCGAAGTACTAGTTTCTAATGAGATTGTTAAGAGTAAGAGTGAAGTTAGAAGATTAGCTTCTCAAGGTGGAGTAAAGGTAAATGGTGAAAAAGTAGAGGATTTAAGCACTATTGTAAAAGAGAGTGAATTAGTTGTTCAAATAGGAAAGAAAAAATTTGTAAAAATCGAGCTAGTAAAATAGAGTAAAGTAAAAGCAAGTCTATTGAGTATAAAATGTACATTCAATAAACTTGCTTTTTTATTATATTAAAATTTTAAATTGATAACCATTGTCTTTAAAATATGTTATAATTTGGTCCAATGCATTTACTGTTTCTTGTTTTCCATAAGTATCATGCATTAAAAGAACAACCATTTCTTTGCCTTCAGAAGATTTCTTTGCATGTTCAAATAATTCTTGTGCATTTTTCTTTTTACCTTCTGCATCAGCATTTAAAGCGTTCCAATCAATTGATGCCATGTTTTTCTCTTTTAAGTAGTTTCCTAGAGGTTCCATATTTTTCCATGACATATACCCGCCTGGGCATCTAACTACATTTGAGGAAAAATTCTTTCCTAAGACTTTTTTCATAGCTTCATCAGTTTTGTTAAGTTCATTTACGAATGTATCGAGATTTAGGCTTCTGTTAGGATATAGTTTTTTATAGTCATGAGTATAAGAGTGATGGGCTATTGCATTTCCTTCGTCAAATGTTCTTTTTAAAATTTCATTAGCTCCTTTTCTTTCAAGAGAATCACCCTTAATAAAGAAAGTTCCTCTAACACCATGTCTTTTCAAGATATCTAGAACTTGTGGAGTATTAGTAGTAGATGGTCCATCATCAAATGTAAGAAAGACTATCTTTTCTCCATTGTTTGAATAGTCGTATTTGTTAAGTTTGTCCCAAACTATTTTTGCGTCATATCCATATTCTTTTACAGCTTCTTTTTTTGCACCAATAATAGGTTCATTTTTTTCTTTTTCAATTCTTTCTTTTTCTAATCTTTCAGCTTTAAGTCTTTCTTGAGTTTCTTTCATTTCTTTTTTTCTAGACATGTCCGCCCATGCCATAGAAAAAATACCAATAACTATTACAACAAGTATAGTAAGTGTAACAGTTTTCTTTTTTCTTTTTTTTACCATAATTACAGCATTCCCCCTTTTGTCGAATTGTATCAAAAATATATTATAATTATATCGAAGAAAGTAGAAAAAGTAAACCGACAAAGTTGTAACTAAGATAACTAAAGTGTAACTTATATGACATTATTTGCATAATATTAAAGTATCATATATATTAAAAATATCTATAAAAAAATTTAGTATAGGTAAAAAAATATAAAAAATATAAAAATTTATTAAAAAGGTGTTTACAAAAAATGATTAATATATTACTGTTAAATAGTGGATATAAATTTGAGCTCAAAATGTATGTAAATTTAGATTTAAAATACTGAAAAAATTTACTATATTAATTTATAGTAATGCTTATAGAAAAACTCTCTTGCTGTTTAGGGGGTTTATAATTTTGCAAAAAAATAAAAAGGAGGGGGCTTTATTGAAAAAATACTTTGGAGAAATAGGACTAATATTTATAGCAATTATATGGGGAAGTGGCTTTGTAGCAACCCAATTTGCATTAGACGGTGGGCTTACACCTCTACAAATCATAACTTTAAGATTTTTCTTGGCAGCTATAATTATGAATTTACTGTTTTTTAAACAGATTCGTGCCAATATGGGTAAAAAATTATTAAAAGCAGGAGGGATTTTAGGAATATTTTTATTTCTAGCATTCACAGTACAAACTATTGGACTTATGTACACTACACCATCTAAAAATGCGTTTATAACAGCAGCTAATGTTGTAATAGTTCCGTTCATAGGATTTATACTTTATAGAAGAAAACTTGATAAAATAGGAATAATAAGTAGTTTGGTAGCTCTTATAGGAATTGGGATACTTTCTTTAGAAGCTGATTTCTCTATTAATTTTGGAGATTTTCTAACACTTATATGTTCATTCGGATTTGCATTTCATATATTCTTTACAAGTGAGTTTGCAAAAGATAACAACCCAATGGCATTGACAGCTATTCAATTTACAGTAGCGTTTTTAATGTCTGTTGTAGTTCAAACATTTGCAGGTCAATTAAAGATGGAAGCTGAATTATCTGGTTACATGGGAACTATGTATCTAGCTGTATTTAGTACTACAATTGGATTTTTATTTCAGACTATATGTCAAAAAAGAGTTGATGGAACTAGAACAGCTATAATATTATCCACAGAGGCTGTATTTGGTACAATATTTTCTATAATAATTTTAAAGGAGCTTATTACAGCAAAATTGGTTATTGGTAGTATCTTGATATTTGTTGCAATCATAACTGCAGAAACTAAATTATCTTTTTTAAAGAGCAAAAAAGTGAAACTTAAAGATTCAGAGGAGTCTTCATTAGAAAGTATTTAATATGACAACTATTTCCTAATTAATCAAATAAATTATGTATTATGTAGAAATTTGACATCAAAACTTGGTTGATACTGGTGTTTCAAAGTGATAAAATTAATTAGGAAATAAATTTTATTTTTAGTGTTTAAGCTATAAAGTCTGGGGTATATATATTCTTGTAGCAAGTTATTAAACTTAAAAATAAAAATTTAATTATATAAAATTGGGAGGAAATTAATTATGAAAAAATTTGTTTGTACAGTATGTGGATATATACATGAAGGAGATGCTGCACCAGCACAATGTCCAGTATGTAAAGTTGGAGCTGATAAATTTGAAGAAATGAAAGGCGAAATGGTTTGGGCTGATGAACATAGAATAGGAGTAGCTCAAGGTGTAGATGCAGAAATAATCGAAGGATTAAGAGCTAACTTTACTGGTGAGTGTACAGAAGTAGGAATGTATTTAGCAATGAGTAGACAAGCTGATAGAGAAGGTTATCCAGAAGTAGCTGAAGCGTATAAGAGAATAGCTTTTGAAGAGGCTGAACATGCTGCTAAATTTGCAGAACTTCTTGGAGAAGTTGTAGTTGCAGATACAAAAGAAAACTTAAGAGTTAGAGTTGATGCTGAGTATGGTGCAACTGATGGAAAATTAAAATTAGCTAAGAGAGCTAAAGAATTAGGATTAGATGCTATACATGATACAGTACATGAAATGTGTAAAGACGAAGCTAGACATGGTAAAGCATTCTTAGGATTATTAAACAGACATTTTGGAAAATAATAATTAAAACAATTAAAACATAGATTAAAAGGAGAAACTTTGGTTTCTCCTTTTTTAAATTATATAAATAAACTGTTGTGATAGAAGGATGGAGATAATATGAAGTCGGTATCTGTTAGGAGTTGTAAAACTTACAATTATGAAGAAGTAAAGTTATCTATTGAAAAAAATTTAGAGGATATTGGTGGTATAGATAAGTTTGTTAAAAAAGGAAGCAAAGTACTTATAAAACCAAATTTATTGATGAAAAAAAAGCCTGAAGAAGCTACAACTACACATCCTATGGTTGTAAAAGTTGTATGTGAAAAACTTTTAGAGTTAAATTGTGATATTACAATAGCAGATAGCCCTGGTGGTCCATATAATCAAAGTTCTCTTAAGAGCATTTATAAGGCATCTGGAATTGAAGAAGTAGCAAATGAACTGGGCATTAAGTTAAATTATGATGTTTCAGATGTTAAGATACATAGTGAAAAAGCACATGTTCTAAAATATATGGATATTATTAAACCAATAGTAGATTCAGATTATATAATAAATCTTTGTAAATTAAAGACTCATATAATGGCAACTTTTACTGGGGGTACAAAAAACTTATATGGATGCATAGCTGGATTGAAAAAAGCAGAGATACATTATAGATTTCCTACAGAAGAGTTGTTTTGCGAAAATGTACTTTTAGATATTTGTGATTATATAAAACCAACATTGACAATTATGGATGGTATAGTAGGTATGGAAGGTGATGGACCTTCAGCTGGTACTACTCGAGAAATAGGAGTTTCATTAGCATCACAAAATCCATATGCTATAGATGTTGTTGCATGTAAGATTATAAGTTTACTTCCAAATAGAGTTGCTACAATTAGAGGTGCTATTAAGAGAGGATATATACAAGAAGATTTTTCAGATATTGAAATTTTAGGTGAAGATATAAAAGATTTAATTATAAAAAATTACAAGATTCCAAATGTAAGTAAAGATTTAAGATTGTTTTCCGTAAAGCTACCAAAATTTTTAAATGAACCTATTTCAAAGCTTATAACACCAAAGCCTGTGGTAAGATTTCAAGATTGCATAAAATGTGGAAAATGCAAGGAAGCTTGTCCTGCATCCACTATAGAGATAGGGACTAAGGGTGCTATTATAGACTTAAGTAAATGTATAAGATGTTACTGTTGCCATGAACTTTGTCCTAAAAAGGCTATTGATGTCAAACGTAATTTTGTATTTAAGTATGTAAAATAATGTATAATATTATATGAGTCTATATAAATTAAAAATATAAAGGAGAAATAATATGATTTTAATTAAAAATGGTAGAGTAATAGACCCTAAAAGTCAAAGAGATGAGAATATTGACTTAATTATAAAAGAAAATAAAATTTATAAAATAGGCAAGTTTGATGAAAGTGATGAATATGAAAAAATAATAGATGCTAGTGGTAATGTAGTTGCTCCAGGTTTAGTGGATGTACATGTACACTTTAGAGACCCTGGGTTTACATATAAAGAAGATATAGAAAGTGGAGCTAAATCTGCTGCTAGAGGTGGATTTACAACTGTTATATGTATGGCAAATACTAATCCTATTGTAGATAATGAAGATACTTTTAATTATGTTAAAGAAAAGTCAAAAAATGCATGTATAAATGTTTTACAAGCAGCAGCTATAACTAAAGGTTTTGAAGGTAAAGAGTTAGTTGATATGGAAGCTCTTAAAAAAGCTGGTGTACCAGGGTTTACTGATGATGGATTACCTTTAATGGATAGCAATCTAATTATGGAGGCAATGATTAAGGCAAAAGAGTTGGATGTACCACTTAGTTTTCATGAAGAAGACCCTTCTTTAGTTGGAAATCCAGGTGTAAATGCAGGAAAGGTAGCCTCAAAACTAGGATTAAAAGGTGCATCAAGTGTAGCAGAAGATGTTATGGTAGCCAGAGATTGTATGTTGGCACTAAAGACTGGTGCTAAAGTTGATATACAACATATAAGTTCAGGTGTATCTGTTGATATGGTTAGATTTGCAAAATACTTAGGTGCAAATGTAGTTGCAGAAGCTTCACCACATCACTTTACATTGACTGAGGAAGATGTATTGGAGTTTGGAACAAATGCAAAAATGAATCCACCTCTAAGAAGTAAATGGGACAGAGATAAGATTATAGAGGGATTAAATGATGGTACTATTGAAATAATAGCAACAGACCATGCACCTCATAGTAAAGAAGAAAAAGATAGAGAGTTTATAAAAGCTCCAAGTGGAATTATTGGGCTTGAAACTTCTTTAGCTCTTGGAATAACAAATTTGGTGCATAAAAATCATCTTAGTATGATGCAGTTAATAGAAAAAATGTCTATAAATCCTGCAAAGTTGTACAATTTAAATATTGGATTTATAGAAGAAGGGGCTGTAGCAGACATTGTTATATTCAATCCAGAAGAAGAATGGACAGTTGAAAGCTTTGTTTCTAAAGCTGATAATTCACCGTTTAAAGGTAAATCTTTATATGGAAAGGTTAATTATACAATATGTAATGGGGAGATTGTATATAACGCCTAATTTAAGATTATTTTTTTAAGGCGGAGTGTACAATGATTGAAAGTAAAAGATTGTATATTAGCAGAATGAGATTGATTAATCAAAATTGGAAGTATTAGTTTGAACAATTAGAACATAACATTTTGGTAATTTAGATATAGTAAGGAAGAGAATCCTTTTTATGAAAGAACGCACTATTATATTTGGAAAGATTAAGTTCCTAATCTATCATATATAATAGTGCGTTATATATTTAAGTATGTTTTATATAAACTAATCTAAAAATCGAAAATCTTTATACAATTTCTACTTATAAATTGCCTTTATAGGGTCTAGTTTAGAGGCTTTAAAGGCTGGAATCAGACCAAATACAACTCCAGTCAATATAGTAGCTACAATTGCATAAAATAAGCTATTTAAGCTAGGTATAGCTTCAAAACCTATATATTTAGAAACATAGTTAGTAGCAGTAAATCCAACTATAGTTCCTAAAATTCCACCACATACTGTTATAAAAACAGCTTCAACTAAAAATTGAAATAATATAGACCTAGGTTTTGCTCCAATAGCACGTCTTATACCAATTTCTCTTTGTCTTTCCATAACAGATACATACATTATATTCATTACACCAATACCACCAACAAACATTGCAACTACAGTTATTATAGATACATATTTGTTTACATTGGAATTAATGCTTTCAAGATAAGCTGTCTGTTCAGTTGGGTCTGGTGTAGTATAAGAACCATTGATACCAGGGTGCATCTCATATAATTTAGCTATAACATTGTTTGCAACTTCATTTACATTATAGCCTTTAGAAGAAACTAAGTCTAACTGGTAAATTTCATTTGAATAAGAATTTTGACTCATTAAAGTGTCAAAAGCCTTTTTAGGTACTAGGGAAGTAGTAAATTGCATATCTTGGTAACCTCCAAAGAATCCTCCAGCTTGGTTTTGCTGAGAATCATCTAATACCCCTATTATTTCAAATATAGTTCCATTTATGTTGATACCATGACCTAAGGCATCTTCTGGATTTTCAAAAATTTCACTTGTACTTTGTAATGTAAGTAAAATTACTTTTCTTTTTTCATCATCTAAAGAAAAATCTCTACCACAAATTAAATTTATTTTAGAATCTTTTTTTACTGGTCCAACATCAACATACGTAGTTTTTTTATCAAAAGATGCTTGTGAAGAGTAAACTGAATCAAGGTTAAACCCATCTCTTGAAGGAGCTATTCTTTCTACTCCTTCAACAAATGATAATTCTTCTAAATCTTTTGCATTAAAGGGTTTTAAAAAAATACTCATATCATCAGTAAGACCTGTGTTATCGGCTGATTCAAACGAAATAGTAGTTTTATTAGGGTTTACATTGTTTACAGACTTCTTAATTTCTTTTTGAAATCCATTACCTATAGAACTAACAAGTATTACTGAAGTTATTCCTATTATAATCCAGAGTAAAGCTACAAATACACGAAGCTTGTGACCTTTTAAATTGGCCAAAGAATTTTTTAATAAACTCATGATTACACCTCCGAAGTAAACACACCATCTTTAAGTCGTATAACCTTAGTTGCATACTTAGTTAAATCTTGATCATGTGTAACCATTATTATAGTCTTACCTTGTTTGTTGAGCCTTGTTAAAAGCTCCATAATTTCTCTGCTAGTTTCACTATCTAATGCCCCAGTCGGTTCGTCAGCAAAGATTATCTGAGGGTCATTTGCTAGGCAACGTGCAATGGCTACACGCTGTTGTTGACCACCAGATAATTGAAGTGGTTTCTGCTTAAGCTTGTCCAAAAGCCCAACAGAACTTAATTTATCTTTAACAATTTCTTCTCTATTAGATTTTTTTAGTGCTTTATTGTAAATTAGAGGCAACTCTACATTTTGATATACATTTAGAGTTTCTATTAAATTAAATTGTTGGAAAACAAATCCAATATTAATATTTCTAAAAACAGAACGTTCATTTTCACTCAAATTAGTTACATCTGTTCCATCAAATATATATCTTCCTTCATCAAATACATCTAGAAAACCTAAGATATTAAGTAAAGTAGTTTTACCACTACCAGACTTACCCATTATCATGACAAATTCTCCAGATTCAATTTCTAAATTTAAGGATTTTAAAACATGTAATTCATCTTTCCCTACTTTGTAATATTTTTGAATATTTTCTAATTTAATTAACATATGTAAATTAATTCACATCCATAGTAACTTCTTCTACTTTTTTGTTTGGAGTAGT from Clostridioides difficile ATCC 9689 = DSM 1296 includes the following:
- a CDS encoding NADH peroxidase, coding for MKKFVCTVCGYIHEGDAAPAQCPVCKVGADKFEEMKGEMVWADEHRIGVAQGVDAEIIEGLRANFTGECTEVGMYLAMSRQADREGYPEVAEAYKRIAFEEAEHAAKFAELLGEVVVADTKENLRVRVDAEYGATDGKLKLAKRAKELGLDAIHDTVHEMCKDEARHGKAFLGLLNRHFGK
- a CDS encoding ABC transporter permease; its protein translation is MSLLKNSLANLKGHKLRVFVALLWIIIGITSVILVSSIGNGFQKEIKKSVNNVNPNKTTISFESADNTGLTDDMSIFLKPFNAKDLEELSFVEGVERIAPSRDGFNLDSVYSSQASFDKKTTYVDVGPVKKDSKINLICGRDFSLDDEKRKVILLTLQSTSEIFENPEDALGHGININGTIFEIIGVLDDSQQNQAGGFFGGYQDMQFTTSLVPKKAFDTLMSQNSYSNEIYQLDLVSSKGYNVNEVANNVIAKLYEMHPGINGSYTTPDPTEQTAYLESINSNVNKYVSIITVVAMFVGGIGVMNIMYVSVMERQREIGIRRAIGAKPRSILFQFLVEAVFITVCGGILGTIVGFTATNYVSKYIGFEAIPSLNSLFYAIVATILTGVVFGLIPAFKASKLDPIKAIYK
- a CDS encoding dihydroorotase, giving the protein MILIKNGRVIDPKSQRDENIDLIIKENKIYKIGKFDESDEYEKIIDASGNVVAPGLVDVHVHFRDPGFTYKEDIESGAKSAARGGFTTVICMANTNPIVDNEDTFNYVKEKSKNACINVLQAAAITKGFEGKELVDMEALKKAGVPGFTDDGLPLMDSNLIMEAMIKAKELDVPLSFHEEDPSLVGNPGVNAGKVASKLGLKGASSVAEDVMVARDCMLALKTGAKVDIQHISSGVSVDMVRFAKYLGANVVAEASPHHFTLTEEDVLEFGTNAKMNPPLRSKWDRDKIIEGLNDGTIEIIATDHAPHSKEEKDREFIKAPSGIIGLETSLALGITNLVHKNHLSMMQLIEKMSINPAKLYNLNIGFIEEGAVADIVIFNPEEEWTVESFVSKADNSPFKGKSLYGKVNYTICNGEIVYNA
- a CDS encoding ABC transporter ATP-binding protein — its product is MLIKLENIQKYYKVGKDELHVLKSLNLEIESGEFVMIMGKSGSGKTTLLNILGFLDVFDEGRYIFDGTDVTNLSENERSVFRNINIGFVFQQFNLIETLNVYQNVELPLIYNKALKKSNREEIVKDKLSSVGLLDKLKQKPLQLSGGQQQRVAIARCLANDPQIIFADEPTGALDSETSREIMELLTRLNKQGKTIIMVTHDQDLTKYATKVIRLKDGVFTSEV
- a CDS encoding DMT family transporter, encoding MQKNKKEGALLKKYFGEIGLIFIAIIWGSGFVATQFALDGGLTPLQIITLRFFLAAIIMNLLFFKQIRANMGKKLLKAGGILGIFLFLAFTVQTIGLMYTTPSKNAFITAANVVIVPFIGFILYRRKLDKIGIISSLVALIGIGILSLEADFSINFGDFLTLICSFGFAFHIFFTSEFAKDNNPMALTAIQFTVAFLMSVVVQTFAGQLKMEAELSGYMGTMYLAVFSTTIGFLFQTICQKRVDGTRTAIILSTEAVFGTIFSIIILKELITAKLVIGSILIFVAIITAETKLSFLKSKKVKLKDSEESSLESI
- a CDS encoding DUF362 domain-containing protein — translated: MKSVSVRSCKTYNYEEVKLSIEKNLEDIGGIDKFVKKGSKVLIKPNLLMKKKPEEATTTHPMVVKVVCEKLLELNCDITIADSPGGPYNQSSLKSIYKASGIEEVANELGIKLNYDVSDVKIHSEKAHVLKYMDIIKPIVDSDYIINLCKLKTHIMATFTGGTKNLYGCIAGLKKAEIHYRFPTEELFCENVLLDICDYIKPTLTIMDGIVGMEGDGPSAGTTREIGVSLASQNPYAIDVVACKIISLLPNRVATIRGAIKRGYIQEDFSDIEILGEDIKDLIIKNYKIPNVSKDLRLFSVKLPKFLNEPISKLITPKPVVRFQDCIKCGKCKEACPASTIEIGTKGAIIDLSKCIRCYCCHELCPKKAIDVKRNFVFKYVK